From one Lycium barbarum isolate Lr01 chromosome 6, ASM1917538v2, whole genome shotgun sequence genomic stretch:
- the LOC132600521 gene encoding splicing factor U2af small subunit A-like isoform X2, whose amino-acid sequence MYQRPDSITPGVDAHGQPIDPRKIQEHFEDFYEDLFEELNKYGEIESLNVCDNLADHMVGNVYVQFREEEQAANAVKNLTGRFYAGRPIIVDFSPVTDFREATCRQYEENVCNRGGYCNFMHLKKISRELRRQLFGRYRRRHSRSRSRSRSPYRHRSYEERSRRSHSRKYDERDHYYESRSRRNRSTSPEHRRGRSRSPVARRDQSPVRDSSEERRARIEQWNREKEQAELANQDQYYNQQ is encoded by the exons ATGTATCAAAGACCTGATTCAATTACACCTGGTGTTGATGCTCATGGCCAACCCATTGATCCTCGTAAAATCCAGGAACATTTTGAG GATTTTTATGAAGACTTGTTTGAAGAACTGAACAAGTATGGAGAGATTGAGAGCCTGAATGTTTGTGACAATCTGGCTGATCACATG GTTGGTAATGTTTATGTTCAGTTTAGAGAAGAAGAGCAGGCTGCAAATGCAGTGAAGAATCTTACTGGGAGATTCTATGCCG GAAGGCCCATCATTGTTGATTTCTCTCCGGTGACTGATTTTCGTGAAGCCACCTGTCGACAGTACGAGGAAAATGTCTGCAACCGCGGTGGATATTGCAACTTTATGCACCTCAAAAAGATCAGCAG GGAATTGCGTCGTCAGTTGTTTGGAAGGTATAGGAGAAGGCATAGCAGAAGCAGAAGCAGGAGCCGAAGTCCTTACAGGCATCGTAGCTATGAAGAGCGCTCTCGTAGGAGTCATAGTAGAAAGTATGATGAAAGGGATCATTATTATGAGAGTCGGAGCAGGAGGAACAGAAGTACAAGCCCTGAACATAGGAGGGGTAGGAGCAGGAGTCCAGTTGCCAGGAGAGACCAAAGTCCAGTTAGGGATAGCAGCGAAGAGAGGCGTGCAAGAATAGAGCAGTGGAACCGGGAAAAGGAACAGGCAGAACTTGCTAACCAAGATCAGTATTATAATCAGCAATGA